The following proteins are encoded in a genomic region of Tenacibaculum sp. 190524A05c:
- a CDS encoding 7TM domain-containing protein: MTQSFNTTMKVLIVLALISMSFKIKPIKESFETFLPSKVYQVNYNFFTKSKDKKIFVKTYLPSNNERQRIEKREEKSNKMDFKVKREGENKRGIWRSTTKSKFYTIKYSFIFKGKATKYKIADNLSIPVTYSRNKFTYLKEEEHIEVHHPKIDSLANSLTKDKNDLKSLIKCLYDYVHEIPSAPIRDLTSALRAFEQNQASCNGKARLFVALCRNKGIPARLKGGLILEETKKRTSHLWSEVYVQGKWIPFDVLNNHFAYLPAHYLEIYTGDHFLITHTPNILFDYNYEIKKGNHIPFIDATTTNGLSNHPVSFIGLLHSNLISKHILDFLLLLPLGGLLIALLKNVIGLKTYGIFLPILISFTFTTTGLFTGLFLFLLITVLVVLISVPLHKWGLLHTPKMVVVLSTSVIMILALISIGLQYKIHWLQSLSFFPIIVTAITAERFTRAIEEDGYDSALRKMGQTLIAILLCYLVFSSDTIKITLLVLPELFLIIIVMSLMLGKWIGLRLFEYQRFNAIIP, encoded by the coding sequence ATGACCCAAAGTTTTAATACAACGATGAAAGTTTTAATTGTATTGGCTCTGATATCAATGAGTTTTAAAATTAAACCAATTAAAGAGTCATTTGAAACTTTTTTGCCGAGTAAAGTGTATCAAGTGAATTATAATTTTTTCACGAAATCTAAAGACAAGAAGATTTTTGTAAAAACATATTTGCCAAGTAATAATGAACGACAACGAATAGAAAAAAGAGAAGAAAAGTCTAACAAAATGGACTTTAAAGTGAAACGTGAAGGTGAAAATAAAAGAGGTATTTGGAGATCTACTACCAAGAGTAAATTTTACACAATTAAATATAGTTTCATCTTTAAAGGAAAAGCAACAAAATACAAAATAGCAGATAATTTATCGATTCCTGTTACCTACAGTCGTAATAAGTTTACGTATTTAAAAGAGGAGGAACATATTGAAGTACACCATCCGAAAATAGATTCACTAGCTAATTCTTTAACAAAAGATAAGAATGATTTAAAATCCTTAATAAAATGTCTTTACGATTATGTACATGAGATTCCATCTGCGCCAATTCGAGATTTAACAAGTGCATTAAGAGCATTTGAACAAAATCAAGCTTCGTGTAATGGTAAAGCAAGATTATTTGTTGCGTTATGCAGAAATAAAGGAATTCCTGCCAGATTAAAAGGAGGACTAATTTTAGAAGAAACTAAAAAGAGAACATCTCATTTATGGAGCGAAGTTTATGTTCAAGGAAAATGGATTCCTTTTGATGTTTTGAATAATCATTTTGCATATTTACCCGCTCATTATCTTGAGATTTATACTGGAGATCATTTTTTAATTACACATACTCCAAATATTTTATTCGATTATAATTACGAGATTAAAAAAGGAAATCATATTCCATTTATAGATGCAACTACTACCAACGGATTATCAAACCATCCTGTTTCTTTTATTGGACTTTTGCATAGCAACTTAATATCTAAACACATTTTAGATTTTTTATTGCTACTTCCACTTGGCGGATTACTAATTGCTTTGTTGAAGAATGTTATTGGGTTAAAAACTTATGGAATATTCCTGCCAATTTTAATCTCATTTACATTCACAACTACAGGTCTTTTTACGGGGTTGTTTCTATTTCTACTAATCACGGTTTTAGTGGTGTTAATATCAGTTCCATTGCATAAATGGGGATTGCTACATACTCCGAAAATGGTTGTTGTTTTATCAACTTCAGTGATTATGATTTTAGCCTTAATATCAATCGGATTACAATATAAAATACACTGGTTACAATCGCTTTCTTTTTTTCCAATCATTGTCACTGCTATTACCGCAGAAAGATTTACAAGAGCAATTGAAGAAGATGGATATGATAGTGCCTTAAGAAAAATGGGACAAACATTGATTGCAATTTTATTGTGTTATTTAGTTTTCTCATCAGACACTATAAAAATCACGCTGTTAGTATTGCCGGAATTATTTTTAATCATTATCGTAATGTCTTTAATGTTAGGGAAATGGATTGGGTTAAGATTGTTCGAATATCAAAGATTTAACGCAATAATACCTTAA
- a CDS encoding sugar-transfer associated ATP-grasp domain-containing protein, which translates to MMNLFKKSLNNSFEAMGINERNVSLIYPNNNRKYYKLADDKVLAKEILDENAIPCADTYAVIEKISGIQKGWELVKKYDKLAIKPANGSGGGGIKILKKDNKENWISSGKIIHEEEIFLHMASIIMGQYSLGSDDRVLIEKCIESHSFFHEIYPAGVPDFRVILLNKKPVMSMLRVPTDKSDGKANLHQGGLGIGINMEDGTLTYAYDGKNYFEVHPDNMNQIFGKKIPYWDEILEISVQTAASFPLNYLGVDIVIDQQLGPLIMEVNVRPGLGIQLANKTGMKKVLKNL; encoded by the coding sequence ATGATGAATTTATTTAAGAAAAGTTTGAATAATAGTTTCGAGGCAATGGGAATTAACGAACGTAATGTGTCTTTAATTTATCCTAATAACAATAGAAAATATTACAAGTTAGCAGATGATAAAGTTCTTGCGAAAGAAATTCTAGATGAAAACGCCATTCCCTGTGCTGATACTTATGCGGTTATTGAAAAGATTAGCGGAATTCAAAAAGGTTGGGAACTGGTTAAAAAGTATGATAAACTAGCTATAAAACCTGCCAACGGAAGTGGAGGAGGAGGTATCAAAATTTTGAAAAAAGACAATAAAGAGAATTGGATAAGTAGTGGAAAGATAATTCATGAAGAAGAGATTTTCCTCCATATGGCATCAATTATAATGGGTCAATATTCCTTGGGATCTGATGATCGTGTGCTCATTGAAAAATGTATAGAATCTCATTCTTTCTTTCACGAGATTTATCCAGCAGGAGTTCCAGATTTTAGAGTAATTCTATTGAATAAAAAACCAGTGATGTCCATGTTACGAGTTCCAACAGATAAATCGGATGGAAAAGCGAATTTACATCAAGGTGGTTTAGGAATTGGAATTAACATGGAAGACGGAACCTTGACTTATGCCTATGATGGTAAAAACTACTTTGAAGTTCATCCGGATAATATGAATCAAATCTTTGGCAAGAAAATTCCGTATTGGGATGAAATTTTAGAAATCTCCGTTCAAACAGCTGCAAGTTTTCCGCTGAATTATTTAGGTGTTGATATTGTTATAGATCAGCAGTTAGGACCATTAATAATGGAAGTAAATGTTCGTCCAGGTTTGGGTATACAACTCGCTAATAAAACCGGCATGAAAAAAGTTTTAAAAAATCTATAG
- a CDS encoding zinc-dependent metalloprotease translates to MNTKLLTRFLALLFVFGATLDIEAQRRKRNKKNDKKGKEVAAKAPKPKPKKGAIQPYEKVVTKKHKTDEGLFKVHTKDQSYLFEIPDSLLGKEMLMVTRIAKTASGIGFGGGKQNTQVLRWQKKHKKILLRVVSHSVVADSILPVHEAVVNSNFEPILFSFPIKAFSKDSSATVIDATPLFSKDVKAIGFPQFRRKQYKVTRMDKERSYIDRISSYPKNIEIRHVKTYLSNQPPSNRSVGSISIELSNSMILLPEKPMKRRYFDRRVGWFARSQTDYGLDAQKSKSLTYLDRWRLEVKDEDIEKFKRGELVEPKKPIVYYIDRATPKVWRKYIKQGIEDWQVAFEEAGFKNAILAKDPPTKEEDPEWSPEDVRYSVVRYLASPIPNANGPHVSDPRSGEILESDINWYHNVMTLLHNWYFIQTAAINPEARSNKFKDEIMGRLIRFVSAHEVGHTLGLPHNMGSSVAYPVDSLRSASFTKKFGTAPSIMDYARFNYVAQPEDKGVAMMPNIGPYDKYSINWGYRPILDKTAKEEKPILNSWIRKRAGNPVYRFGHQQVVNIIDPSSQTEDIGDDAIKASTYGIKNLKRILPRLEEWTTEEGETYEELNTMYGQLLGQFNRYMGHVSSNIGGVYEHYKAVGQEGAVYTPVSKSHQKNALRFINKELFTTPTWLIDKNIAEKTQFSGTGERIRSLQVRTLNRILKPGRMVRLVENETSNGAKAYTLLEMMNDLRRGVWKELYSANKSVDAYKRNLQRAYLDRMDFLLNKAKNQRATNNGGYFKQTGVNVSQSDIKPVVRGELKRLKRDLQRNIAAARNTITRYHFQDAVDRINDILDPK, encoded by the coding sequence ATGAATACAAAATTACTTACAAGGTTCTTGGCCTTACTTTTTGTTTTTGGAGCTACTTTAGATATTGAAGCTCAAAGAAGAAAGAGAAACAAGAAAAATGACAAAAAAGGTAAAGAGGTTGCCGCAAAAGCTCCGAAACCAAAACCTAAAAAAGGAGCAATACAACCGTATGAAAAGGTTGTTACTAAAAAACATAAAACAGATGAAGGTCTTTTTAAAGTACATACCAAAGACCAAAGTTATCTTTTCGAAATCCCTGATTCTTTATTAGGAAAAGAAATGTTAATGGTAACTAGAATCGCAAAAACTGCAAGCGGAATTGGTTTTGGTGGAGGAAAACAAAATACACAAGTTCTTAGATGGCAAAAGAAACATAAAAAAATCTTATTACGTGTAGTTTCTCATTCTGTAGTTGCAGATAGTATTTTACCTGTTCATGAAGCAGTGGTTAACTCAAACTTCGAACCGATATTATTTTCTTTTCCAATTAAAGCATTTAGTAAAGATTCTTCAGCTACTGTAATTGATGCTACTCCGTTATTTTCAAAAGACGTAAAAGCTATCGGTTTTCCTCAATTCAGAAGAAAACAATACAAAGTAACTCGTATGGATAAAGAGCGTTCTTATATTGATCGTATTAGTAGTTATCCGAAGAACATTGAAATTCGTCATGTAAAGACATATTTATCGAATCAGCCACCTTCAAATAGAAGTGTTGGATCTATTTCTATTGAGTTAAGTAACTCTATGATTTTACTTCCAGAAAAACCTATGAAACGTAGATATTTCGATCGTCGTGTAGGTTGGTTTGCAAGATCTCAAACAGATTATGGTTTAGATGCACAAAAAAGTAAATCTTTAACCTATTTAGATCGTTGGAGATTAGAGGTAAAAGATGAAGACATTGAAAAATTCAAGCGTGGTGAATTAGTAGAACCTAAGAAACCAATTGTATATTATATTGATAGAGCAACTCCAAAAGTTTGGCGTAAATACATCAAACAAGGAATTGAAGATTGGCAAGTCGCTTTTGAAGAAGCAGGATTCAAAAACGCAATTTTAGCGAAAGATCCTCCAACAAAAGAAGAAGATCCAGAATGGAGTCCAGAAGATGTACGTTATTCAGTTGTGCGCTATTTAGCTTCTCCAATACCAAATGCAAACGGACCTCACGTAAGTGATCCAAGATCAGGAGAGATTTTAGAATCAGATATTAACTGGTATCATAATGTAATGACCTTATTACATAATTGGTATTTTATTCAAACAGCTGCTATCAATCCAGAAGCTCGTTCGAATAAATTTAAAGATGAAATCATGGGACGATTAATTCGTTTTGTTTCTGCTCATGAAGTTGGTCATACTTTAGGGTTACCTCATAACATGGGAAGTTCTGTTGCATATCCTGTTGATTCTTTACGTTCTGCTTCATTTACTAAGAAATTTGGAACTGCACCATCTATCATGGATTACGCACGTTTTAATTATGTAGCACAACCAGAAGATAAAGGAGTGGCAATGATGCCAAATATTGGTCCTTATGATAAGTATTCTATTAATTGGGGGTACAGACCAATCTTAGATAAAACTGCAAAGGAAGAAAAGCCAATTTTAAATTCTTGGATTAGAAAAAGAGCTGGAAATCCAGTGTATAGATTTGGTCACCAACAAGTAGTAAATATTATTGATCCTAGTTCTCAAACTGAGGATATTGGTGATGATGCTATTAAAGCGAGTACTTACGGGATTAAAAACTTAAAAAGAATTTTACCTCGTTTAGAAGAATGGACAACCGAAGAAGGTGAAACGTATGAGGAATTAAACACAATGTACGGACAACTTTTAGGTCAATTCAATAGATATATGGGACATGTAAGTTCTAATATTGGTGGTGTTTACGAACATTACAAAGCAGTTGGACAAGAGGGTGCTGTGTATACTCCTGTTTCTAAATCTCATCAAAAAAATGCTTTACGTTTTATCAATAAGGAATTATTCACAACACCAACATGGTTAATTGATAAAAACATTGCGGAGAAAACTCAATTCTCAGGAACTGGAGAAAGAATTCGTTCTTTACAAGTTCGTACGTTAAATCGTATTTTAAAACCAGGAAGAATGGTTCGTTTAGTTGAAAACGAGACTTCAAATGGTGCTAAGGCGTATACTTTATTAGAAATGATGAATGATTTACGTAGAGGAGTTTGGAAAGAATTATATTCAGCAAACAAATCTGTTGATGCTTATAAAAGAAATTTACAAAGAGCATATTTAGATCGAATGGATTTCTTATTAAATAAAGCAAAAAATCAAAGAGCTACAAATAATGGTGGTTACTTTAAACAAACTGGAGTGAATGTGAGTCAGTCTGATATTAAACCAGTAGTAAGAGGAGAATTAAAACGTTTAAAGCGTGATCTTCAAAGAAATATTGCTGCTGCTAGAAATACGATTACTCGTTATCATTTCCAAGATGCTGTGGATAGAATTAATGATATTCTTGATCCAAAATAA
- a CDS encoding DJ-1/PfpI family protein, translating into MKKYILLNLLLLAFTSCVVSSSKDNNEKEEEVKKESTKLFPELKPDRYNVAFLIMDGTYNTELTAPFDIFQHTIFRKGIKAMNVFTVADTDEAVTTFEGMRIMPDFNYKKDSLPKIDILVVPSAEHHLDSDLENKDMIRFVQKVDKEAEFITSHCDGAFVLAKAGVLKDKVSTTFPSDIDKMRTMFPELDIRKEVLFVHDGKYITSAGGAKSFEAALYLCEYLYGKKIAQSLAGGLVIDWNKDDVPHLIVKK; encoded by the coding sequence ATGAAGAAATATATTTTGCTAAATCTTTTATTGCTAGCATTTACAAGCTGTGTTGTGAGTAGTTCTAAAGATAATAATGAAAAAGAAGAAGAAGTTAAAAAGGAATCAACAAAGCTTTTTCCGGAGTTAAAGCCGGATAGGTATAATGTTGCTTTTTTAATTATGGATGGTACGTATAATACCGAATTAACAGCACCGTTTGATATTTTTCAACATACCATTTTTAGAAAAGGAATCAAGGCTATGAATGTATTTACGGTAGCAGATACAGATGAAGCAGTAACTACATTCGAAGGTATGAGAATTATGCCTGATTTTAATTACAAAAAAGACAGTCTGCCTAAAATTGATATTCTTGTAGTGCCAAGTGCGGAGCATCATTTAGATTCTGATTTGGAGAATAAAGACATGATTCGTTTTGTTCAAAAAGTTGATAAAGAAGCAGAGTTTATTACTTCACATTGTGATGGAGCATTTGTTTTAGCAAAAGCTGGTGTTTTAAAAGACAAAGTATCTACAACCTTTCCTTCTGATATTGATAAAATGAGAACAATGTTTCCTGAATTAGATATTCGTAAAGAAGTGCTTTTTGTTCATGATGGAAAATATATTACTTCTGCTGGTGGAGCTAAATCTTTTGAAGCAGCTTTATATTTATGCGAGTATTTATATGGTAAAAAGATTGCTCAATCTTTAGCTGGAGGATTAGTTATAGATTGGAATAAGGATGACGTACCTCATTTAATCGTCAAAAAATAG
- a CDS encoding DUF3667 domain-containing protein encodes MTCKNCGHKLEHDASFCDKCGAKVVKNRITFKLLLSELFASFGLDSLYANTLRKMFSKPHEVLKDYLDGARKKYVNPFAYLAVGAALSLIVFNFYSKEFIDVNNSFNQNRTETLKEKANIDLSKLTHLSEKEIAKLKRQQQEAELALKLGDTYYDIFVRYFNIISFLFLPFYAFISYMTFRKPNNYGEHIIINSYIQGTTMYISIVFFLVAMLISPKIYPFGTIGFIAYYLYTFGKMYDLTTKQYILKFLRFCVVSLITILIIAIFITVISYAIGFFTGYKNPEILK; translated from the coding sequence ATGACTTGTAAAAACTGTGGGCATAAGCTTGAACATGATGCTTCTTTCTGTGATAAGTGTGGTGCTAAAGTTGTAAAAAACAGGATTACTTTTAAGTTATTGCTAAGTGAACTTTTCGCAAGTTTTGGTTTAGATAGTCTATACGCGAATACATTACGTAAAATGTTTTCCAAACCACATGAAGTACTAAAAGACTATCTTGATGGTGCTCGAAAAAAATATGTGAATCCATTCGCCTATTTGGCTGTAGGAGCAGCATTATCTCTAATTGTATTTAATTTTTATTCCAAAGAATTTATTGATGTAAATAACTCTTTTAATCAAAATAGAACCGAGACACTTAAAGAAAAAGCAAACATCGATCTTTCTAAATTAACTCATTTATCTGAAAAAGAAATTGCTAAACTAAAACGACAACAACAAGAGGCAGAACTAGCACTAAAACTCGGAGATACATACTATGATATCTTCGTTAGATATTTCAATATCATTTCATTCTTATTTCTTCCGTTTTATGCTTTTATTAGTTACATGACTTTTAGAAAACCTAATAATTACGGGGAACATATTATAATAAACTCCTATATACAAGGTACAACAATGTATATATCTATTGTTTTCTTTTTAGTCGCGATGTTAATTTCACCAAAGATATATCCTTTTGGCACCATTGGTTTTATTGCTTATTACTTGTATACATTCGGTAAAATGTATGATTTAACAACAAAACAATATATTCTTAAATTTTTAAGATTTTGTGTGGTTTCATTAATTACAATACTGATTATCGCAATATTTATTACTGTAATCTCATATGCAATTGGATTTTTTACAGGTTATAAAAATCCCGAAATTTTGAAATAA
- a CDS encoding YgiQ family radical SAM protein, which produces MRIRRLSDWLPTTNKEVKLRGWEELDVILFSGDAYVDHPSFGPAVIGRILESYGLRVAIVPQPNVNDNLQDFTKLGTPNLFFAVTGGCMDPMVSNYTASKRKRDKDAYTPNGDIGFRPDYATSAYTKILKEKFPDVPVLIGGIEASLRRVTHYDYWSDKLLPTILETSKADMLVYGMGEQPLREIVELLQKGVPFSSLRTIKQTAFLVNEDEKTPKNKNWEDVEIASHEDCLSDKKTFASNFKVIEQESNKLIARRIFQKVGNKQLVINPPYPTMTEKEIDASFDLPYTRLPHPKYNKRGPIPAFEMIKFSINIHRGCFGGCSFCTISAHQGKFIASRSQESVLKEVDKVAQMDDFKGYLSDIGGPSANMYKMKGKVQSICDKCVAPSCISPVICSNLDTSHKPLTELYKAVDKHPKVKKSFIGSGIRHDMLVPEFNKNADPEELDAYTEEVMTNHVSGRLKVAPEHTSDPVLKLMRKPSFKYFHKFKDRFDKINKKSKLNLQLIPYFISSHPACEPEDMANLAAETKDMGFQLEQVQGFTPTPMTVATVIYYSGYHPYTLKPVKTAKTRQEKLDQHKFFFWYKKENRKWIKDTLSKVGRNDLVQKLLPNDSSWRKNKPGKTKNTFDDTVTSVKESRRKNKGFKKKRRR; this is translated from the coding sequence ATGAGAATAAGACGATTATCTGATTGGTTACCAACTACTAATAAGGAAGTTAAGTTGAGAGGTTGGGAAGAACTAGATGTAATTTTGTTCAGTGGAGATGCTTATGTTGATCATCCATCGTTTGGACCTGCAGTAATAGGTCGTATCTTAGAAAGTTACGGCTTACGTGTAGCAATTGTACCGCAGCCTAATGTTAACGATAATTTACAAGATTTTACAAAGTTAGGAACACCTAATTTATTCTTTGCTGTTACTGGTGGATGTATGGATCCAATGGTAAGTAATTATACCGCTAGTAAAAGAAAGAGAGATAAAGATGCCTATACTCCAAATGGAGATATTGGTTTTAGACCCGATTATGCTACATCTGCGTATACCAAAATTTTAAAAGAAAAGTTCCCAGACGTTCCTGTATTAATTGGAGGAATTGAAGCTTCCTTACGAAGAGTAACGCATTATGATTATTGGTCAGATAAGTTATTACCAACTATTTTAGAAACTTCTAAAGCGGATATGTTGGTATACGGGATGGGAGAACAACCCTTACGTGAAATTGTAGAATTACTACAAAAAGGAGTTCCGTTTTCAAGCTTAAGAACAATCAAGCAAACGGCATTTTTGGTAAATGAAGATGAAAAAACTCCAAAGAACAAGAACTGGGAAGATGTAGAAATTGCTTCTCATGAAGATTGTTTATCAGATAAGAAAACTTTTGCTTCTAACTTTAAGGTTATTGAGCAAGAATCAAATAAATTAATTGCTCGACGAATTTTTCAGAAAGTAGGGAATAAGCAATTAGTTATCAATCCACCTTATCCAACAATGACGGAAAAAGAGATTGATGCCTCATTTGATTTACCATATACAAGATTACCACATCCTAAGTATAATAAGCGTGGACCAATTCCTGCTTTTGAGATGATTAAATTCTCAATTAATATTCACAGAGGTTGTTTTGGAGGATGTAGTTTCTGTACTATCTCTGCACACCAAGGTAAATTTATTGCAAGTAGAAGTCAAGAATCAGTTTTAAAAGAAGTTGATAAAGTGGCTCAAATGGATGACTTTAAAGGGTATTTATCTGATATTGGTGGTCCTTCTGCAAACATGTATAAAATGAAAGGAAAAGTACAGTCAATTTGTGACAAATGTGTTGCACCTTCTTGTATTTCACCTGTAATTTGTAGTAATCTTGATACATCTCATAAACCTTTAACGGAATTATATAAAGCGGTAGACAAGCATCCAAAAGTAAAGAAATCATTTATTGGAAGTGGAATTAGACATGATATGTTGGTTCCTGAGTTTAATAAAAATGCTGATCCAGAAGAGTTAGATGCGTATACAGAAGAGGTAATGACGAATCATGTTTCTGGAAGATTGAAAGTTGCACCGGAACATACTTCTGATCCTGTTTTAAAATTAATGCGAAAACCATCTTTCAAGTACTTCCATAAGTTTAAAGATCGTTTCGATAAAATCAATAAAAAGAGTAAGTTAAATTTACAATTGATTCCATATTTTATTTCTAGTCACCCAGCTTGTGAACCAGAAGATATGGCAAATCTTGCCGCTGAGACTAAAGATATGGGATTCCAATTGGAACAAGTACAAGGATTTACTCCAACTCCAATGACAGTAGCAACTGTAATTTATTATAGTGGTTATCATCCATACACATTAAAGCCTGTTAAAACGGCTAAAACTCGACAAGAAAAGTTAGATCAACATAAGTTTTTCTTTTGGTACAAAAAGGAAAACAGAAAGTGGATTAAAGATACGCTGAGTAAAGTAGGTAGAAATGACTTAGTTCAGAAGTTGCTTCCTAACGACAGTTCTTGGAGAAAGAATAAACCAGGAAAAACTAAAAACACATTTGATGATACGGTTACTTCGGTAAAGGAATCACGAAGAAAAAATAAAGGATTTAAGAAGAAACGAAGAAGATAA
- a CDS encoding YceI family protein encodes MRNSIKKGLGIALISLFTLSFTTSKRETKQINTSKSKIEWKAYKVTGSHNGTVTVKSGYLNFDDNQLSGGSITIDMTTINTTDLSGKAKKGLDGHLKSPDFFGVEKHQTSALNFTKVKSTGSNAYEVTANLTIKGITKKVNFLISINGTKATASLKVDRTKFGIKYGSSSFFDNLKDKAIYDEFDLVAELELN; translated from the coding sequence ATGAGAAATTCAATAAAAAAAGGATTAGGTATCGCTCTAATTTCTTTATTCACACTCTCTTTCACAACTAGTAAAAGAGAAACAAAGCAAATCAACACTAGTAAAAGTAAAATCGAATGGAAAGCTTATAAAGTTACAGGTTCTCATAACGGAACGGTAACTGTTAAGTCGGGTTATTTAAATTTTGATGATAACCAATTATCAGGTGGTTCAATTACAATAGACATGACAACTATTAACACAACGGACTTATCTGGAAAGGCTAAAAAAGGTTTAGACGGACACTTAAAATCTCCTGATTTTTTTGGAGTTGAAAAACACCAAACTTCTGCATTAAACTTCACAAAAGTTAAATCAACAGGAAGTAATGCTTATGAAGTAACAGCTAATCTTACCATCAAAGGAATTACTAAAAAAGTAAACTTTTTAATTTCAATTAATGGTACTAAAGCTACTGCTTCTTTAAAAGTAGATAGAACAAAGTTTGGGATTAAGTACGGATCTTCAAGCTTCTTTGATAACTTAAAAGACAAAGCTATTTACGACGAATTTGATTTAGTTGCTGAATTAGAATTGAACTAA
- a CDS encoding Crp/Fnr family transcriptional regulator, with protein MNVTPIIDYFNRIVSLTEEEETLICEKVTYRRYLKDQYLVQQGDVCKHISFIVKGCAKQFYASPDGLEHILMFAIEDWWASDMGSFITQTPADYNVQCIEQTELIQLNHIDLEELFLKIPKLERCFRKITERSLVASQKRIVRNFSKTAKERYLFFKENYPTIESRIPQYMLASYLGITKEFLSRIKSQIAKEDKS; from the coding sequence ATGAATGTTACTCCAATTATCGATTATTTTAATAGAATTGTTTCTTTAACCGAAGAAGAAGAAACATTAATTTGTGAAAAGGTTACCTATCGTAGATATTTAAAAGATCAGTATTTGGTTCAACAAGGTGATGTTTGTAAACATATAAGCTTCATTGTAAAAGGTTGTGCAAAACAGTTTTATGCGAGCCCTGATGGTTTGGAACACATATTAATGTTTGCAATAGAAGATTGGTGGGCTTCCGATATGGGGAGCTTTATAACTCAAACACCGGCTGATTATAATGTTCAATGTATTGAACAAACAGAATTAATTCAGTTAAATCATATTGATTTAGAAGAATTATTTCTAAAAATCCCAAAGCTCGAACGTTGTTTCAGAAAAATAACGGAACGTTCATTAGTTGCTTCTCAAAAAAGGATTGTTCGAAATTTTAGTAAAACGGCTAAAGAACGTTATCTCTTTTTTAAAGAGAATTATCCTACAATTGAAAGTAGAATTCCACAATACATGTTAGCTTCTTATCTTGGAATTACTAAAGAATTTTTAAGTAGAATTAAAAGTCAGATTGCAAAAGAGGATAAAAGTTAA
- a CDS encoding DUF4231 domain-containing protein has product MSQNNSNFEILQDEIQKMIDYSSRKSSKNKRKSFYIYISVAISSALITFLVAIGDDFPVWKEVIKMLTLFFSALSTILAAWDGFYNHKELWVIYGETRHYLKELYLKTRLASESDKNNPEYVNKLHKEYQSIVSKGNFKWKELRMDDND; this is encoded by the coding sequence ATGAGTCAGAATAATTCTAACTTTGAAATCTTACAAGATGAGATTCAAAAAATGATAGACTATAGCTCTAGAAAGAGTTCAAAAAATAAAAGAAAATCATTTTACATTTATATTTCAGTAGCAATTTCTTCTGCTCTCATTACGTTTTTAGTTGCTATTGGAGATGACTTCCCTGTTTGGAAGGAAGTTATAAAAATGTTAACCTTATTTTTTAGTGCGCTTAGCACCATTTTGGCCGCTTGGGATGGCTTTTATAATCATAAAGAACTTTGGGTTATCTATGGAGAAACACGTCACTATCTTAAAGAATTATATCTAAAAACTAGACTAGCAAGTGAAAGCGACAAAAACAATCCTGAATATGTAAATAAACTTCATAAAGAATACCAATCTATAGTAAGTAAAGGTAATTTTAAGTGGAAAGAGTTACGAATGGATGATAACGATTAA